A stretch of DNA from Thermococcus sp. Bubb.Bath:
AGGTCACTCCTCCGCTGAGGGTTATGTATGTTGCCTCGGTTGCAGTGGCTATGCTGGAGCATATTATGTTCCTGCTGGCAACCACCGCCACCTTGTTGAGTCCAAGGTCTGCGAGGGCCTTTCCGACCAGCCTTCCGGTGAGGGCCCTAAGGTAGATCTCCTCCTCAAAGGTTGTCTTCGCCATTCAAACCACCTCCTTTACCCAACTTTGTGGGTTTGTTCTCAATTTTGTATAAGTGATGTTCTGTAATATAACCTTTTTGGTTTTCCTAATGAACTTTTGTCAGCCGAATTAATTATCCCTTTGTCATAATGTCAAACAAACTCGAATATTGGTCCGAAAAACCGAATGAATGACATCTAAATCCTGCTGAAAACGACATTGTGGCACTACTCAGAGATGGCGAGCGCTGTTGGATTCCATCAGAGTCAACTGCGACGGAGGGGAACAGCTGTAAAAAAGACAAAGATCGCAAAGAGGAAAGCTATGAGCTCCCATCAGGAGCCCCACTGGACGAGCTTTCTAACGGCTTCCCTAAGCTTCTTCTCGTCCTCTTCGGTCGGGTAGCCCTTGCTCTCCACGGTCGCAACGTGGTCGAACTTGCTTCTCGTTATGAGCGTCTCGATCTTCCTTCCGGCCACCCCGCCCCATCCGAAGGCTCCGACGATGAGGGCGGGCTTCTCGTAGTTGGCCTTATCCACTATCTCGTAGAGGGTGTAGCGGATCCTCGGATGTATCTCTGCCTCATACGTGGAGGCACCGATTACTATGGCTTCGCTGTCCGGAACCTCACCGAGGATGTCGCTCACTGCAGGAGCTTCTTTGTCCGTGAAGCAATAAACTACAGGTTTCTTTCCGTGCTTCCTTAGCTCGTCAAGGACGATTTCCATCCTCCTCTCGACGAAGCCATACATAGAGTCGTAGATGACGAGAACCTTGTCCTTTTCCGGAACCCCAGCGCCAACTGCCTCGTAGTACTCGAATATCCTCTTCGGGTTCTTGCACCAGGCCAGACCGTGGCCGGGTAGTATCATTTTAGCTTCCTCGACTATTCCAAGCTCCTTGAGCTTCTTGATGTTCTGGACTATGTACTTGTGGTAGTGGCCGATGACGGTGACGATGTACTTGGTTACGTGCGGAAGGTACTTCTTTACGACCTCCTCATCACTGTCGTCGATGGTCTCAGGAATGGAATAGCCGCCGCCGGCATCGCAGGAGAATATCAGCCTGTCCTCCACCACGTAGGTTATCATCGTATCCGGCCAGTGGAGCCAGGGGACGGCTATGAAGCGGAAGGTCTTTTCACCTATCTTGAGCTCTTCTCCGTCTTTGACGACCCTGAAGTTCTCGACGACTTTATCGCCGTAGAACCCCTGGAGGAGGTTCTTCGCGAACTGCGTGCCTATTATCTGAGCTCTGTAACCGTTCTCCTCCAGAACCTTCGGCAGGGCGCCGCTGTGGTCTGGCTCAGTATGGTGCACGATTATGTGGGTTATCCCCTCCGGGTCGACAAGTTTCTTCAGACCCTCCATGAAAAGGTCTGTGTACTCCTCCTTGCTTCCATCGAAGAGAACCACCGCGTCCTTCAGCTTCATGAGGTATGCGTTGTAGGTTATCCCCTCAGGAATCTCCCACGCGGCCTCGAAGGATCTTATTCTGTCGTCGTCAACCCTGATGATGTACAGCTCCGGGTCGGTGCAGAGCTTCTCAACTCGAACTCCGGGCATTTTCCGTCACCCTAAGATGAGTTCAAAAATCGAAATATAAAAGGCTTTTCATTCTTTACTGCTGAGACACTAAAATGGATGCATGCTTCTGGCTTTTTGGTCATATTGTCATGTAACTCTGTGAACTTCACTGCACTTATATTCTCAGTCCGATTTCTAGGTGACTTTCTTTATTCCCCATCTATACCAGAAGAGTTAAGTACGGGGAAGGGAGGAGTTCACCCTTCCTTTGTGAACCCGAAAACCTCCTCCAGATCCGGAAGCTCGCCTATTGGGTAGACCTTGAAGAAGACCACCTTCCCCTCTTCATCAACCAGGACATTGGCTCTCTCCGAGAAGCCGCCCTCTTCCCTGAAGAGACCGTAGAGCTTTGCAACCTTACCGTGCGGCCAGAAGTCGCTCAGAATTCTCAGCTTCTTCAGCCCCATGTGCTCGGCCCACGCCTTCTTTGTGGGAACTGAATCAACGCTAATCCCGACGGGAACGACGTTCAGTTTCTCAAAGCGCTCGTAGTTCTCGTCAAGGGCCTTCATCTGCTTTTCGCAGACGGAAGTCCAGGCAAGAGGGTGGAAGGACAGGAGGACTTTCTTACCCCTGAAGTCGCTGAGCCTAAAATCTTCACCGTTCTGATCCTTAAGGAGGAAATCCGGAGCTTTTTCACCAACTTTCACACGATCACGCTCCAAATTGGTTTTTAATTGTTGGAACAAAGCAGGAAAAAGAAAAAATCACTCGAGGCCTTTCAGAGCTTTTTCTCCTCGAAGAACTTCTTCACCAGCTCGGGCTTCGGCTCGCGCTTCCAGAGCGGCGTTTTGTCCCGCTTGTAAGCCGGAACCTGCTCTTCGAAACTGGGCTTCTCGTGGATGTAGAATATTCCGAGCGGGAGCGGGTCACTCTCCAAGGCCCTCCTGAAGGCGGCCTCCCTGTCGTGGGGGTCGTGGTCGTCCATCCAGTAGGTGTGCTCCTTATACCACGCGTATGTGTTCACCTTGTTGAAGCTCACACAGGGATGGAGGATGTCCACTATGGCCAGGCCCTTGTGCCTGATGGCCTTCTTGATTATCTCCACGCTCTCCTTGAAGTAGCCCATGAATGTCCTCGCGACGAAGGAAGCGTCCAGGGCAACTCCGAGGGCAACAGGGTTGAAGGGCTCTTCAAAAACTCCCCACGGCTGGGTCGGGGTCTTCATGCCTTTCATCGTCGTCGGCGAGGCCTGTCCTTTCGTCAATCCATAGACCTGGTTGTCGTGGATGAGGACGGTTATGTCAGGATTCCTCCTTATTGCGTGGAGCAGGTGGTTTCCACCCTCTGCATACATGTCGCCGTCTCCGCCCTCCGCTATCACAGTAAGCTCGGGGTTGGAGGCCTTAACCCCCGTCGCTATCGGTATCGAGCGCCCGTGGAGAGTGTGGTAGCCGTTGGCGTTGATGTAGTGCGGCATCTTTGCGGCCTGACCGATACCGCTGACGATGGCCACTTCGCTCGGCTTCAGCCCAAGTTCAGCCAGAGTGGAGATTAGTATGTTCCTTATGCCGAAGTTTCCACACCCAGGGCACCACGCTATTTCAGCACTTCCTGGCCTCTTTGGCTCGAAGAGCTCTCTTCCAGTGGGAAGCTGAACGTTCATTCTACCACCCCCTTGAGGCCCTCAAGAACCTCTTCAACCGAGAACGGCCTCCCGTCGTACTTCAGAATCTTATGATGCACCTCTATGCCAAGCTCTTTCTTTAGCAGCTCCGCGAACTGGCCGGTGATATTGCTCTCCACATCGATGAGAACCTTGCCCTCGAAGAACTCCTTTACCTCTGGGTTGAGCGGATAGACCCAGCTGAAGTGGAGCAGAGCAACGTCCTCCCTTCCGAGCTTTTCAAGGGCCTCCTCAACGACGTGAAGCGTTGAACCCCAGGCTATGGCGAGGTATTTTGCATTCTCCTTGCCGATAAGCTTCGGCAGATGCGCGTTCTTCTTTATAGTCTCGAGCTTCTTGATAGCCCTCTTCTCCTGCATCTTTATCGTGAGTTCGGCGTCCTCGGTTATGTCTCCCCACTCGTCGTGCTCGTTTCCGTTCGCTACCACAACCTCTTCGCCGTAGCCAGGGACTGCCCTTGGGGAGATTCCGTCCTCGGTGAGCTCGTATCTCCGATAGCCGGGCTCCGCTTCTACGATATGGCGCTCGAACTTGACCTTCTCCACATCCGGAGCCGGAAGGTTGTAGTAGGTATCAACGAAGTATTGATCAGTGAGGATTATCACGGGAACCTGATATTTGTCGGCTAAGTTGAAGGCCTCTGAAGTAAGGTAGAACGCCTCCTCAAGGCTTCCGGGTGCGAGGATTATCCTTGGGAAGTCGCCGTGGCCCGCGTAGAGCACAAGGTTTAGGTCACCCTGCATCGTCCTCGTCGGCAAACCAGTGGCCGGTCCCGGTCTCTGGGCGAGGTGAACTACCACGGGGTTCTCGGCCATTCCCGCCAGACTCAGCGCCTCGCTCATGAGGGCGAATCCTCCTCCTGATGTGCTCACCATCGCCCTAGCCCCAGCGTACCATGCCCCAAGCGCCATATTTATAGCAGAAATCTCGTCCCCGACCTGCTCGACGACTATCTCGAAGTCCTCCGCGTGCTGTGCCGCGAATGTCGAGACTCCCGTTGATGGGCTCATGGGATAGAAGCTCAGAAAGTTCATACCTCCAGCGAAGGCGCCTATTCCCACCGCTTCCGTGCCGGTTAGAAGAACCTCCTCCCTGACTTTTTCGTCCTTTTGGACTTCAATCCCTATCGTTCCATCCTCGCAGAGCTTGACGCCGAGGTCGTAGCCATTTCTTGCCGCTTCGATGTTCTTCTCCACAACGTTCTCTCCCTTACTTCCAAAGCGCTTCCTTATGTACTCTTTAACGGCCTCAAAGTCGCCGTGGAAGAGGCCGACTATAAGACCAGCGGCCGTCGTGTTGAGGTAGAGCTGGCTCCCGACTTCCATGGCCATCTTGGTGAGCGGGACTTCAACGAGGTTTACTTTGTCCAAAAAGTCCTCCTCGACGTTTTCCTTCTCCCCGAGGACGACAGTGTTCTCGCCGAGCCTGTCTTTGACCCAGCTTAAGGTGCCCTTCTTAAAGGGCACGAGGATGTCTATCCTCTTCACGAAGGCTCTGACGCGCCTCGAAGAAACGCGTATCTCCGTGGTGTTTATTCCGCCCCTGACGCGGGACATGTACTCCTTGTTAGCGTAGACGTGGTAGCCGGACTTCTTGAGGGCGTAGGTGAGTATTGCCTCCACCGTCTGAACGCCCTGCCCGGCGGCTCCACCGAGGACTATGGAAACATCTTCCCTGAATTCACTCACGTCTCACCACCACCGGAGCGGTTTTCTTCTCTTTTACGAGACTAAGGGTCCCTTCTATGAGCCCGAGCACAGAACGAAAACTCCTCCAAACTCTCTTCAGGCCAAATCTGTTCATTCTTAACCACCGATATGTAATTCTGCGCAAAACTATATAAAGATTTCCAACCAAAGCGGTTGGGGAATTAGAATGAAACGGTATCAAAACAAAACATCCATAGGGATCTTTGCAGGCGGCTGCTTCTGGTGCATGGAGGAAGCCTTTGAGAGACTTCCCGGAGTGATTGAAGCAATATCTGGCTACACCGGGGGCTGGATGGAGAATCCTGCCTACGAACTCGTCTCAACGGGTGAGACCGGCCACAGGGAAGCGGTTAAGGTAATCTACGATCCGACCAAAATCTCCTACGAGCGTCTCTTGGAGGTCTTCTGGAGGAACATAGACCCAACAGATCCGGGCGGCCAGTTCGCCGACAGAGGCGAGCAGTACAAGACTGCCATCTTCTACCTGGACGAAGAACAGAGGGAACTCGCGGAGGAATCGAAGAGGAGGCTTGAGCTTTCGGGAATATTCGATGGGCAGATAGTAACCGAAATACTGCCCGCGAAGGAGTTCTACCCAGCCGAGGAGTACCATCAGGGCTACTACTTCCGCTTCGAGACGAACTACAAGCACTACAAGCTCTACTCCGGAAGGCTCGGATTCATAAAGTCAGTGTGGGAGAAGAACAAATACTTCCGTCTCTTCCCTGAGAGGGAGCGCTACTGGTTAGGTTACGTTAAGCCGAGCGGTGCAGAGCTTAGACTCCTGCTAACTCCTCTCCAGTACAGGGTCACACAGCTTGGGGACACGGAAGAGCCTTTCCACAACGAGTACTGGGACAACCACGATGATGGAATATACGTCGATGTGGTCTCGGGCGAGCCGCTCTTCAGTTCCCTCGACAAGTACGACTCCAGCACCGGCTGGCCGAGCTTCACGAAGCCTCTGGAAGAGTGGGCCGTTATTGAGGCCGAAGACTGCGAGGGCTTCCTCTGCGGTCGGGAAGTCAGAAGCCGCTTCGCAGATTCCCACCTTGGACACGTCTTCGACGAGCCCACACCAACGGGAAGGAGATACTGCATAAACTCCGCGGCACTCCGCTTTATTCAGAGGAAGGAGCTTGGGAGGTACGGCTACATAGCCTACGAGGATATTTTCAGGTAGCCCCCGAACGAGAGACGGATGGCCCGCCGAGAAAATGGTTCAGGCCTTGTTGTACCTTGCAAAGAAGCCGTAGAATATCAGCGTTGCCACTACGTAAAGAGTGGCAGTCGTGTAGAACGGGTAGCTGAGCGAGACTGAGAAGAGAACTCCGCCGATGTAGTTTCCAGCGCCGCGCATGAAGGTCGAGAAGGCCCTCCTTATCCCAGCGGCGGTAGCTTTCTCCTCCGTGGTGAAGAAGCCCATCATGAAGGAGTCGTTTATCGGCCAGACGATGTTCATTAGAATGGAGCGGACGATGTAGAGGAAGGCCGCTATGAGGAAGACGTCAATTAGCGGGAAGGTTGCGAAGAGCAGGGCTGCAACGAGCTGGAAGGAAGTAATGACGTTCACAGGGCCGATTTTCTCCACCAGTTTTGGAAGGCCAAAGGAGCCGAGACCCATAACCAGCTGCTGGAAGAAGAAGACGCCGCTTATGGCCGCTAAGGTCTGGCCAAAACGGAGGTTGAAGTAGAGGCTCATGTATGGGATTGTTATACCTGCGCCAAGTCCGATGAGGGCGCTTGGCAGGGAGAACTTTAGGATCTTTATTACAAGCTCTCTGTTCCAGTTTATCCTCGGGTTCTTCACTGGCACGTCCCGAATAACGAGCAGTGCCGGAATTACAATGGCGAACTGGAGGAGTGCGAGCGAGATAACCAGACGGTAGGCTATTTCGGGGGTAAGCCCGAAGGTTTCGGTCAGAAAGTCCGGAGCGAAGCCCGCAATCAGGACTCCCACCGCGTTGAATATCGTCCCGAGGCCGAAGCTGATCGAGAATGCGTGGTGCCTCAGCTTTCCCTCAACCTCTTCGCTCAGCAGTGCCGAGAAGTTCGGCTGTCGTATTCCCATGTTCACCCCAACGAGAAGAAACCCTGTCAGAAGGAGGTAGTGGGTGAGGGCCAGAACCTGGAAGAGCCTGCCCAAGAGGCCGAGAACCGCCCCAATAAGGAGGGTCTTTCTGTAACCGAGCATGAGCGAGAGCTGGCCGGCAAGCAGGAAGAAGAGCCCGCCGGTGAGGGTCTGAACCGAGAAGAACAGCCCCATGGAGTCCATACCGTAGCCGAGGGCGCGGAGGTAAAAGGGCATTATGAATATCGAGAACTGAAGGAAGAGCTGACCCACTGCATTGGCCGCTATAAGTATCTTCGCGTCCCTTCCGTAACCGCTGAGCATGGGTTAAGTTCCTATTAACACGTTTATAAGATTATCGAAACGGTTCTCCCAAGCTGTGGTTGAATAGGGGCTGAAGCTTAGAAGGGGACAAAAAAAGTTGGTATCCTCAAGCCCTGTAAAGCTCTCCCTTCAGCTCTTTCTCTATGGAAAGCGCCCTTCTAATGTCTCCGATGACCACAACCCCGATCGTCTTCCATCCTGGAAGAACGTCCTGGTATGCTCATCAAGCCACTCACCCTCTCCCTTTGTCTTTCCGATGATTGCAATCGGCAGGTTGCCAAACTTGAAGGGGGAGGAGCGGAGTTCGAATGGGTAGCGGTCCTCTTTCCCCCTGAGAATGTTTGCGAGAACCCTTGCGTGGCCAGCGGCCCCCTTCGCCGTACCGCAGATAATCCCGCTGTATTCGGCACAGTCTCCGATGGCGTAGACGCCCCCCCGCGGATGTCCTAAAATGGTCATCTATTAGAATCCCTCTCCCTGTGTGTATGCCACTCCTCCTAACTATCTCGACGTTTGGGACTATTCCAATGGCACAAATCTTTACTTTCCCCTCAACGTAGTCCCTGCTCGTGTGAACACCGTTCTCATCGGCTTTTGGGAGTTCGACGTTGAGGTGGAACTCAACGCCGGTTTCCTCAAGCTTTTCCCTTATCAGCTTGCTGAGCTCTTCGTCGAGGCCAAGAAAGGTCTCCCGCCTGTGTATTAGCTTGACGCCGTAGCCTGCCTTTGCGAGGTTTCCGGCCAGTTCAAGGCCGATGAATCCGCCTCCAACAATTAAGGCTTCTCCGTGCTCCTCAAGCAGGGCCTTTATCCCCTCTGCATCTTCAATGCTCCGGAGTGTTAGTAGGTGTTTCCCACCCTCCATCGTCGGCTCCCTCGCTCTCGCCCCTGTGGCTATAACGAGGATATCATACGGATATTCGCCCTTGTCTGTGACGAGAACCTTTCTCGCCCTGTCTATCAGTTTAGCCTCTTCGCCAAGCTTCAGCTCTATCTCATTCCGCTCGTACCAATCGAGGGGGTAAGTGAAGAGCTTTTCATTCTCAATCAGACCCGCTATGTAGTGGCTCAGCATTGGCTTTGAGTAGAATAGAACCTCTTCCCTCTCGATAATGGTTACCTGATGCTCTTTAGACAGCTCCTTGGCGAGTTCAACCCCTCCGGGGCCGTTTCCGATGATAACGATTCTCATAACGTACACCAAAAGAAGTTCTCGACGGTGTATTTAAGGGGTTTGAAAACCTAAGGTTTGGAACACCGCGTCCCGCAAATGATGTACGTGTTGTTTCCAACAGAAAACGGTGTTAACTATGCCGCTTCCTCCCGTTGCCTCCCCCTACGATAAACTTGAAGTTGAAAGCGCTGAAGAGGCCGTTGGACTCGTTAGGGAGGCCCTCCCACTATTCGGGCCAGAAGAACCCATAATACAGCCGGACGGCGTTGACGTCCCGGTTCTCTACCTGGATTTCGCCGTTGACCGGATGCACTACGATCCCGAGAAAGGAACTCCTCTGCCGAAGGGCTGTCCGAGGGGTTCGAGGCATACGGGCACTGAGGGAATCGAGGGAAGGGCCGAAGAAATTCTGAGGGATGCCCAGGTTCTCCCGGCCGCCGAGTTCAGGGAGCCCAGCCTCCTTTGGGGTCTTCCTCATCTTTGCAGGAACAGCTTACTACGCGCTCACCAAGAGGAGGCTCATCATCGAGCACAGGAAGGGAAGCCCAGGAATCGTGGTGAAGCCGGAAAGGCCTTACATAACAGTCTTTGGTCCGGTTTATCCGATGACGATTCACCACGCCTTCACGATAGCAGGAACCATCTTAGCACTCATCCACTTTGCCACCTGCACCGACTACTCTACCTTAGCTGGGAAAGCCGGCCTCGGAATGGCGATAGTCCTGATCCTGATGAACATAAGCGGCTTTTACGGGCGATACGTCCACGTTAAGCTTGAGATGGCCGCGAGAAAAAAGCAGAGCGAGAGGCTCAAACGCTTCACGGTTCTGCTGAGAAAGTGGAAGCTCTTCCACGTCGCCCTGGCCGGGTCCTTCCTGATTCTCCTGGGGATTCACCTCGCGGTGGTCGGGGACTGAGCACGGGTTTTGGCTTTTCTTCTCGTCTCCTTTTTTCTATAACGAAGACAGGAAATTTTAGAAAACCTTATATCTAAGTTCGAACCTAAATATAAACCGGAGGGATAATATGGCCGTGAAAATGGGCATCAAGTTCTTTGACGAGAACATCCTCAAGGACGGGTTCCCGGAGGGATTCACGGTTCTTGTGGCGGGAGAACCCGGTGCAGGGAAGACAATATTTGGCTCCACGTTCCTCTACAACGGCATGGAGCAGTTCGGGGAGAAAGCAGTCTATGTTTCTCTGGCCGAGACAAAGGAGGACTTCTACGAGGAGATGAAGGGCCTCGGAATGGACTTTGAGAAGTACGAGAAGGAGGGCCTGTTCAAGTTCATAGACCTCGTGACCGTGACTCCGGAGACAGTGGAGAAGGAAATAGAGCTCATGATGAGTGAAATCCTCACCTTCCAGCCCAGGAGGATAGTCATAGACTCGATAACGGCCTTTGCCCAGCTCCTTGGGCTGAAAAAGACGAGAGCATTTCTCCACACAACTCTTGGGAGATTCATAAAGGCTTTTGGCGCGGTGGCTTTCCTCATAGCTGAGAAACCCCTCGGAAAGGAAGAGATAGGCTTCGGTGTAGAGGAGTTCGTGGTAGATGGCGTAATCGTGCTGAAGTATTCGAAGCTCGGAGAAATCGTGAGAAGGATAATGGAAATACCCAAGATGAGGAAGCGCTCCGTCGAGAGGGCCCAGTACGAGTACGTGATAACCTCCAAAGGCATACACTTCCTTGAAATCCCTGAGCTTGTTAGAGGCACTGGCGATGTTTCAATCGAGAAGATAACGACGGGCATTGAAAAGCTCGACGAACTCCTTGGGGGTGGAGTTTACCGCGGCTCGGTAACCCTCCTCGTGGGAATGACGGGAACCGGAAAGACAACCTTCGGCCTGCACTTTGCGATAGCCAACTCCCTGCAGGGAAGGAAGGCAATTTACTTCGGCTTCGAGGAGCCGATAGGGCAGCTAATCAGGGCTGCGCGGGGATATGGGCTCCCCATTGATGAGGCACTACAAAATGGGCTGAGGCTTGAGGGATGGATTCCAGAGGCAAAGAGCCCCGTCTATACATTCCTGAAGATGAAGCAGCTGATAGAAGAGTTTAAGCCTGGGGTGGTGGTGATAGACAGCCTCACCGCACTGCGGGAGCACATGGATGACACAGAGCTCGCAAAGATGGTGCGCTATTTCAACTTGTTAATCAAGGAACACAACATCGCGGCATACATCACCCTAAACGCGGACACGAACTTTGAGACTGTGCCCTTCACGAAGGCCAGCACCTTCTCTGACAACATCATCGGGCTCCGCTATGCTATTAATGATGGGGTTATAGAGCGCTACCTCTCCGTGATAAAGGCGAGGGGCTCCGGCCACTCCAGAAAAATCCACCGGTATGAGATAACTTCCCAGGGGGTGGTGATATATGAATGAAGGCCAGAACGTTATTGTGAAGGCTGTGATTTACTCTGTGGAAAAGGCGAACCCGACGCTTAAGTCCCTGTTAGAGCTCCACCTCAAGACGACAACGGGGCAGGGGTTTGAACTGGCGTACAACGACCCCCAACGCTTCAAGGATGCCGTTTCAAAGCTCTTCGGCGAGTACAGCGCGAGGCTTCTTGAGATGCTCATCATAAGCTACTTTAAGGAGAAAGCTGGTCTGTCTGAGGATGTCAACAGCCTTGAGGAGCTCGTTGAGTACATCAAGAGGATTTACAGGTGACTGGCATGAGCGAACCACTGGGCATTTTGGCCCGTGCCGTGGAAAGGATAAGCCCCACTTTAATCCAGTTCGAGATTGGGAGCGACGTAGAAGTAATACTGATGAAGCTCCTATCCAAGCTCCGCCCCAACTACGAAGGCTTCCTGGTGATTTCGTTCTACGATGGCTACGAGGCTTTCAGAAAGTACGTGGAGAACGTCTTTGAGAGGGACTACGTCGATAAAGTCTTCGAGGGTGTGAAACTCGTTTCAGTGAACTCCTTCCTGGAAGAAGGGCTCCAGCCGCTGGAGAATCTGAAAACAACACAACCAGACATAATAGCTGGCAGGATTCTTGGGATAACTGCTAATCTTCCAAAGAGAACGCTGGTCTTGATTCTGGGGCTTGACTTTTATGGTGTTAGAGAGGGCGAAGAAAACCTCGTCCAGCTCTTCCCGCGGCTCATGACCGTCCTCAACAAGCGCGAGGGGTTCAGGACGCTGGTGACGTTTAACATGGGCATATTCAGTCCGGGCGTGGTCAACACCCTCGGAAGCTTTGTCTTCAACGTGGTCAAGGTCGGCCTTGAGGTGAATGGAACGGAGATCAGACGCTACCTCCAGTTCATTAGGACGCCCTTCCTCGAGTACAACCTGGAGAAGTGGTATTACACAATGATGGCCAAGATCGTGACGTTCAGAAGGAAAGAGGAGAGGTAAATCTCTCATATTTTTTGTAAATTGAACCTAAAATTTATAGATGCTCTTTCTCTCCTCAGCTTCTCTCTACGTTGGAGGTATATACCATAGACAGAATGGGGAGTCGGCGTTCCGAACGTTCCGGCCCTGAGTTGCCCGGGGATGGAGAATGCTTTAAAAATCTTAAATCTTGTCCAAATCCTTGAGAAACAAGACGACAGAAGACAACAAAAAAGAAGGGAAAATCCCTTCAAATCTTCTTGTGGCAGAACCACCAGTCGTAGCACTCGATTTCTCCGCGGGCCTTGGCTTCCTCGCGCTCCTTGATCTGGTCGACGGTTCCGGCCGGCGAGACTATGCCGCGGTCGCCGATGAGCTCGTTGTTCGGCCACTTGTGCGGAAGGGCAACTCCCTTCTCGTCGCTGGTCTTGAGGGCCTTAACGAGCCTGAGAACCTCATCCCAGTCCCTGCCGACCTCGGCCGGGTAGTAGACAATGGCCCTTATGGTGCCCTTGTCGTCAACGACAAAGACTGCCCTCGCGGTCTGGGTTGAGCCGCTCGGTATCATGCCGAGGGCTTCAGCGAGGTCTCCGCGGTCGTCGGCGATAATCGGGAAGGTTATCTCCTCACCGAGGGTCTCCTTTATCCACTCAGCCCACTTGAGGTGGCTGAACACCTGGTCAACGCTGAGTCCGATGGGCTCGACGCCGAGCTTTCTGAACTCCTCGGCGCGCTTCTGCATAGCGTAGAACTCGGTGGTGCACACCGGGGTGAAGTCGGCCGGGTGGCTGAAGAGAACGAACCACTTGCCCTCCTTCGTGAAATGCTCCGGTAGCTTTATCTTTCCAAAGGTCGTGTTGACCTCAACTTCCGGGAACTTTTCTCCTATGACGACCATCTTACATCACCTCTCTTTTTATGTATCGTCTTCACTATAAACCTAGTTGGTTCGAATATATAAAGCTTTCGGTTTGTTAACAGTATTGCTGGGGGTTAGCGGCACCTATTTTTGGGGATTTATGTTCTTTTT
This window harbors:
- a CDS encoding FprA family A-type flavoprotein, with protein sequence MPGVRVEKLCTDPELYIIRVDDDRIRSFEAAWEIPEGITYNAYLMKLKDAVVLFDGSKEEYTDLFMEGLKKLVDPEGITHIIVHHTEPDHSGALPKVLEENGYRAQIIGTQFAKNLLQGFYGDKVVENFRVVKDGEELKIGEKTFRFIAVPWLHWPDTMITYVVEDRLIFSCDAGGGYSIPETIDDSDEEVVKKYLPHVTKYIVTVIGHYHKYIVQNIKKLKELGIVEEAKMILPGHGLAWCKNPKRIFEYYEAVGAGVPEKDKVLVIYDSMYGFVERRMEIVLDELRKHGKKPVVYCFTDKEAPAVSDILGEVPDSEAIVIGASTYEAEIHPRIRYTLYEIVDKANYEKPALIVGAFGWGGVAGRKIETLITRSKFDHVATVESKGYPTEEDEKKLREAVRKLVQWGS
- a CDS encoding peroxiredoxin; the encoded protein is MKVGEKAPDFLLKDQNGEDFRLSDFRGKKVLLSFHPLAWTSVCEKQMKALDENYERFEKLNVVPVGISVDSVPTKKAWAEHMGLKKLRILSDFWPHGKVAKLYGLFREEGGFSERANVLVDEEGKVVFFKVYPIGELPDLEEVFGFTKEG
- a CDS encoding thiamine pyrophosphate-dependent enzyme; protein product: MNVQLPTGRELFEPKRPGSAEIAWCPGCGNFGIRNILISTLAELGLKPSEVAIVSGIGQAAKMPHYINANGYHTLHGRSIPIATGVKASNPELTVIAEGGDGDMYAEGGNHLLHAIRRNPDITVLIHDNQVYGLTKGQASPTTMKGMKTPTQPWGVFEEPFNPVALGVALDASFVARTFMGYFKESVEIIKKAIRHKGLAIVDILHPCVSFNKVNTYAWYKEHTYWMDDHDPHDREAAFRRALESDPLPLGIFYIHEKPSFEEQVPAYKRDKTPLWKREPKPELVKKFFEEKKL
- a CDS encoding 2-oxoacid:acceptor oxidoreductase subunit alpha, translated to MSEFREDVSIVLGGAAGQGVQTVEAILTYALKKSGYHVYANKEYMSRVRGGINTTEIRVSSRRVRAFVKRIDILVPFKKGTLSWVKDRLGENTVVLGEKENVEEDFLDKVNLVEVPLTKMAMEVGSQLYLNTTAAGLIVGLFHGDFEAVKEYIRKRFGSKGENVVEKNIEAARNGYDLGVKLCEDGTIGIEVQKDEKVREEVLLTGTEAVGIGAFAGGMNFLSFYPMSPSTGVSTFAAQHAEDFEIVVEQVGDEISAINMALGAWYAGARAMVSTSGGGFALMSEALSLAGMAENPVVVHLAQRPGPATGLPTRTMQGDLNLVLYAGHGDFPRIILAPGSLEEAFYLTSEAFNLADKYQVPVIILTDQYFVDTYYNLPAPDVEKVKFERHIVEAEPGYRRYELTEDGISPRAVPGYGEEVVVANGNEHDEWGDITEDAELTIKMQEKRAIKKLETIKKNAHLPKLIGKENAKYLAIAWGSTLHVVEEALEKLGREDVALLHFSWVYPLNPEVKEFFEGKVLIDVESNITGQFAELLKKELGIEVHHKILKYDGRPFSVEEVLEGLKGVVE
- the msrA gene encoding peptide-methionine (S)-S-oxide reductase MsrA; the encoded protein is MKRYQNKTSIGIFAGGCFWCMEEAFERLPGVIEAISGYTGGWMENPAYELVSTGETGHREAVKVIYDPTKISYERLLEVFWRNIDPTDPGGQFADRGEQYKTAIFYLDEEQRELAEESKRRLELSGIFDGQIVTEILPAKEFYPAEEYHQGYYFRFETNYKHYKLYSGRLGFIKSVWEKNKYFRLFPERERYWLGYVKPSGAELRLLLTPLQYRVTQLGDTEEPFHNEYWDNHDDGIYVDVVSGEPLFSSLDKYDSSTGWPSFTKPLEEWAVIEAEDCEGFLCGREVRSRFADSHLGHVFDEPTPTGRRYCINSAALRFIQRKELGRYGYIAYEDIFR
- a CDS encoding MFS transporter — translated: MLSGYGRDAKILIAANAVGQLFLQFSIFIMPFYLRALGYGMDSMGLFFSVQTLTGGLFFLLAGQLSLMLGYRKTLLIGAVLGLLGRLFQVLALTHYLLLTGFLLVGVNMGIRQPNFSALLSEEVEGKLRHHAFSISFGLGTIFNAVGVLIAGFAPDFLTETFGLTPEIAYRLVISLALLQFAIVIPALLVIRDVPVKNPRINWNRELVIKILKFSLPSALIGLGAGITIPYMSLYFNLRFGQTLAAISGVFFFQQLVMGLGSFGLPKLVEKIGPVNVITSFQLVAALLFATFPLIDVFLIAAFLYIVRSILMNIVWPINDSFMMGFFTTEEKATAAGIRRAFSTFMRGAGNYIGGVLFSVSLSYPFYTTATLYVVATLIFYGFFARYNKA
- a CDS encoding FAD-dependent oxidoreductase, giving the protein MRIVIIGNGPGGVELAKELSKEHQVTIIEREEVLFYSKPMLSHYIAGLIENEKLFTYPLDWYERNEIELKLGEEAKLIDRARKVLVTDKGEYPYDILVIATGARAREPTMEGGKHLLTLRSIEDAEGIKALLEEHGEALIVGGGFIGLELAGNLAKAGYGVKLIHRRETFLGLDEELSKLIREKLEETGVEFHLNVELPKADENGVHTSRDYVEGKVKICAIGIVPNVEIVRRSGIHTGRGILIDDHFRTSAGGRLRHRRLCRIQRDYLRYGEGGRWPRKGSRKHSQGERGPLPIRTPLLPLQVWQPADCNHRKDKGRG